The genome window CTTCCGGCGCTTCGCGGGCCGGCTGGCGAAGATCGTCGTGCGCGAGGCGGTCGATTCGCAAATGCACTTCGAGGGCCGCCTGCAGGGAGTCGACGGCGGCGCCGTCGTGCTGGAGGTCGGGCGCGGCACCCGGCGGCTCCCGCTCGACGTCATCGCGCGCGCACGACTCGAGGTGGAGTTCTGACGCCGGATCGCCGGCAGCGAAGAGAGCCATGAGCACCAGCCAGTTGCAGCAGTTCATCGAGGCGGTCGCCAAGGAGAAGGGCATCGAGCCGCAGATTGTCGTCTCGGCGCTCGAGGACGCGGTGCTCGCCGCGTCGCGCAAGAAGTACAAGGACGAGAACCTCCGGGCGCGCTTCAACCCCGAGAGCGGCGAGATCGAGCTGTCTGCCGTCAAGCACATCGTCGCGACGGTCATGGATCCGGCCACCGAGATGTCGCTCGACGAGGCGCAGGCCATCTACGGCGACGAAGCGGAAGTCGACATGGAAGTCGAGTTCCCGCGCCCGACCCAGGATCTCGGCCGCATCGCCGCGCAGACCGCCAAGCAGGTCATCTTCCAGAAGGTGCGCGAGGCCGAGCGCGAGAACGTGCACGCCGAGTTCAGCCAGCGCGTGGGCGAGGTCGTCACGGGCACGGTCAAGCGGTTCGAGCAGGGCGACATCATCCTCGAGATCGGCCGCATCGAGGCGCTGCTGCCACGCAAGGAGCAGTCGCGCGCGGAGAACTACTCGGTGGGTGACCGCGTGCGCGCCGTCATCCGTGGCGTCAACCGGAGCACCAAGGGTCCCCAGGTCGTCCTCTCGCGGACGGACCCGTCGCTGCTCGTGAAGCTGTTCGAGCAGGAAGTGCCGGAGATCTACGACGGCACCGTGATGATCCGCGGCGCCGTCCGCGAGGCCGGCGATCGGGCGAAGGTCGCGGTCTTCTCGCGCGAGCGCGACGTCGATCCCGTCGGCGCGTGCGTCGGCATGAAGGGCACCCGGGTCCAGGCGATCATCCGCGAGCTCCGCGGCGAGAAGATCGACATCGTCGAGTGGTCGGAGGACCCGCTGATG of Acidobacteriota bacterium contains these proteins:
- the nusA gene encoding transcription termination/antitermination protein NusA, whose product is MSTSQLQQFIEAVAKEKGIEPQIVVSALEDAVLAASRKKYKDENLRARFNPESGEIELSAVKHIVATVMDPATEMSLDEAQAIYGDEAEVDMEVEFPRPTQDLGRIAAQTAKQVIFQKVREAERENVHAEFSQRVGEVVTGTVKRFEQGDIILEIGRIEALLPRKEQSRAENYSVGDRVRAVIRGVNRSTKGPQVVLSRTDPSLLVKLFEQEVPEIYDGTVMIRGAVREAGDRAKVAVFSRERDVDPVGACVGMKGTRVQAIIRELRGEKIDIVEWSEDPLMFVMHAISPAKVQRVTIVDDVERVMEVVVEDKQLSLAIGKKGQNVRLAAKLTGWKIDIKSEEEKRREVEAQFDELQFAASGETVSPSEQLDALFAGLDQAAGEAEPPAPTDVDGGVEGATAAAADEAAGAPTAPAADEAALATDDDRRE